The Haloarchaeobius amylolyticus genome window below encodes:
- the sucC gene encoding ADP-forming succinate--CoA ligase subunit beta gives MKLHEYQAKQVFADAGIPTPDSTLADSVEDVVAAAEDIGYPVAVKAQVQVGGRGKAGGIKLAENEDEAREAAESILGMDLKGLHVDKVLVEAAVDFVNELYVGVTMDRGEGKPVAMVSTKGGVDIEQVAEEDPDAIVREHVDPSFGMHPYQARKAVYDAGVERDVANDVASVLRTLYTLWDDKDGADAEINPLMITSDREVVAADAVMNIDEDALFRQPDLAEMEEEAAAGADELERKADEYGFDYVRLDGNVGIIGNGAGLVMTTLDLVDYYGGKPANFLDIGGGAKAERVTNALDMVFSDDNVDAVVFNIFGGITRGDEVAKGINEALEQFDEIPKPVVVRLAGTNAEEGMEILNKELVTVEATLEDAVQRTVEFADEVSE, from the coding sequence ATGAAACTTCACGAGTACCAGGCGAAGCAGGTCTTCGCCGACGCCGGTATTCCGACGCCGGATTCGACGCTCGCCGACAGCGTCGAGGACGTCGTCGCGGCGGCCGAGGATATCGGTTATCCGGTCGCCGTCAAGGCGCAGGTACAGGTGGGAGGTCGAGGCAAGGCGGGCGGCATCAAGCTCGCCGAGAACGAAGACGAAGCGCGGGAGGCTGCCGAGTCCATCCTCGGGATGGACCTCAAGGGCCTGCACGTCGACAAGGTGCTGGTCGAGGCGGCCGTCGACTTCGTCAACGAGCTCTACGTCGGTGTCACGATGGACCGCGGCGAGGGCAAGCCGGTCGCCATGGTCTCGACGAAAGGCGGCGTCGACATCGAGCAGGTGGCCGAGGAGGACCCCGACGCCATCGTCCGCGAGCACGTCGACCCCTCCTTCGGGATGCACCCCTACCAGGCCCGCAAGGCCGTCTACGACGCCGGCGTCGAGCGCGACGTCGCCAACGACGTCGCCTCGGTGCTTCGCACACTGTACACGCTCTGGGACGACAAGGACGGCGCCGACGCCGAGATCAACCCGCTCATGATCACGTCGGACCGCGAGGTCGTCGCGGCCGACGCCGTCATGAACATCGACGAGGACGCTTTGTTCCGTCAGCCCGACCTCGCCGAGATGGAGGAGGAAGCCGCAGCAGGCGCTGACGAACTCGAGCGCAAGGCCGACGAGTACGGCTTCGACTACGTCCGGCTCGACGGGAACGTCGGCATCATCGGCAACGGTGCCGGCCTCGTCATGACGACGCTCGACCTCGTCGACTACTACGGCGGCAAGCCCGCCAACTTCCTGGACATCGGTGGCGGCGCCAAGGCCGAGCGCGTGACGAACGCACTCGACATGGTGTTCTCCGACGACAACGTCGACGCCGTCGTGTTCAACATCTTCGGTGGCATCACCCGCGGTGACGAGGTCGCCAAGGGTATCAACGAGGCACTCGAGCAGTTCGACGAGATCCCCAAGCCGGTCGTCGTCCGCCTCGCGGGCACGAACGCCGAGGAAGGTATGGAGATTCTGAACAAGGAACTCGTGACCGTCGAAGCGACGCTGGAGGACGCGGTCCAGCGCACGGTCGAGTTCGCAGACGAGGTGAGCGAATAA
- a CDS encoding ABC transporter permease, protein MSRATFVLRRFGFALLATYIVMSIAFFVVALMPDPNLGLVAYGAEDPEAAVAAVKEAKNLDEPLLDRYVNWLVDLSTLDWGRSVGSFGNKRAPVTDLLAETIPRTLAYVLPALALSFGLALAIGSYAAMNPDSRLTSFVSTTGYFGLGLPNYFLAALVTFGLAVELGLQPTYPGDPLGALVGDPLSVWGYLLPTLVLTSTLTGGQLRYVRAESAEILGEDFIKLVRSTGAGNLRIVRHVLSNAALPLVSLVFADMVSTLVVQVFVLEFVFPVRGLGSLALQAIRDRNVPVIIGTTMAVAYAGIGANFLQDVAYAWFDPRADFE, encoded by the coding sequence GTGAGCAGGGCCACGTTCGTCCTCCGGCGGTTCGGTTTCGCCCTCCTCGCGACGTACATCGTGATGAGCATCGCGTTCTTCGTGGTGGCGCTCATGCCGGACCCCAACCTCGGCCTCGTCGCCTACGGCGCGGAGGACCCCGAGGCCGCCGTCGCCGCGGTGAAGGAGGCGAAGAACCTCGACGAGCCACTGCTCGACCGGTACGTGAACTGGCTCGTCGACCTCTCCACGCTGGACTGGGGGCGCTCGGTCGGGAGCTTCGGCAACAAGCGCGCCCCGGTGACCGACCTGCTCGCCGAGACCATCCCGCGGACGCTCGCGTACGTCCTGCCGGCGCTCGCCCTCTCGTTCGGCCTCGCACTCGCCATCGGGTCCTACGCCGCGATGAACCCCGACTCCCGGCTCACGTCGTTCGTCTCGACCACCGGCTACTTCGGGCTCGGCCTCCCGAACTACTTCCTCGCGGCGCTGGTGACGTTCGGGCTCGCGGTCGAGCTGGGCCTCCAGCCCACGTACCCGGGCGACCCGCTCGGCGCCCTGGTCGGCGACCCGCTCTCGGTGTGGGGCTACCTCCTCCCGACGCTGGTGCTCACGTCGACGCTGACGGGCGGCCAGTTGCGGTACGTCCGGGCCGAGTCGGCCGAGATACTCGGCGAGGATTTCATCAAACTGGTACGCTCGACTGGCGCGGGGAACCTCCGCATCGTCAGGCACGTGCTCTCGAACGCCGCGCTCCCGCTGGTCTCGCTCGTCTTCGCGGACATGGTGTCGACGCTGGTCGTGCAGGTGTTCGTCCTCGAGTTCGTCTTCCCCGTCCGGGGCCTCGGGTCGCTCGCGCTCCAGGCCATCCGGGACCGGAACGTCCCCGTCATCATCGGGACGACGATGGCCGTCGCGTACGCCGGCATCGGGGCGAACTTCCTGCAGGACGTGGCCTACGCGTGGTTCGACCCACGGGCCGACTTCGAATGA
- a CDS encoding SipW-dependent-type signal peptide-containing protein — protein sequence MTQKNSMKLSRRQVLAGLGTIGVASAGAGLGTTAFYSDRESVEGWFEAGRVDLLLDYRTTYMPWERYDLQNIPMEQRPPIVPETDDMVYQLGSVPDFGEVLTHDEWGRRVLEIDACATPKTELGAQLIDGEEGMFIDLMDIKPLDRGETTFSLHLCGNPSYLKMRATGDSEGDTDGPRFEEDYREGVNNSTEPEIEFGDILDDPMGELQDFMHVCFWYDPNCNNVRDQEPQTVCVQLALDNSDSMDAEYVPGGEADPTKIAKTKDGALALIDALEDEVDPDDDDLTPKHIGVTLFNGDGDENPIINANSIDPTTDAAALRTLINDDYNGDQADANGSVATGITDAADRVEDCADYNIVVATSNGVENVEGARDAADEALGRDGVDEVVMVLIQPGDATVDEFADFDGQVFVVNTPEETDAAWLDIVQLVKAAQVVAGEEVCLYEGPLSGFLDIIDEDGVILPPGAGEEAVCTLGEATNTAGNCWQEGVHCFALEWYIPCKAEGTMAEPGYIDLGACGFDNYAEFLIEEYELGSADELDGLVNITQTDTVHFGLEFTAEQCRHNTVPEENGDNGDNGDDGTTAPA from the coding sequence ATGACACAAAAGAATTCGATGAAACTGTCCCGGCGCCAGGTACTGGCCGGACTCGGAACGATCGGGGTCGCGTCCGCGGGCGCAGGCCTCGGCACCACTGCGTTCTACAGTGACCGTGAATCCGTCGAGGGATGGTTCGAGGCTGGTCGCGTCGACCTGCTTCTGGACTACCGCACGACCTACATGCCGTGGGAGCGCTACGACCTGCAGAACATCCCCATGGAACAGCGTCCGCCCATCGTCCCTGAGACGGACGACATGGTGTACCAGCTCGGCTCCGTCCCGGACTTCGGTGAGGTCCTGACCCACGACGAGTGGGGCCGCCGTGTCCTCGAGATCGACGCCTGTGCGACACCGAAGACCGAACTCGGCGCACAACTCATCGACGGCGAAGAGGGCATGTTCATCGACCTGATGGACATCAAGCCGCTCGACCGTGGTGAGACCACCTTCTCGCTACACCTCTGTGGCAACCCGTCGTACCTGAAGATGCGTGCGACCGGTGACTCCGAGGGCGACACCGACGGACCGCGCTTCGAGGAGGACTACCGCGAGGGCGTCAACAACAGCACCGAGCCCGAGATCGAGTTCGGTGACATCCTCGACGACCCGATGGGTGAGCTCCAGGACTTCATGCACGTGTGCTTCTGGTACGACCCGAACTGCAACAACGTGCGTGACCAGGAACCCCAGACCGTCTGTGTCCAGCTCGCACTGGACAACAGCGACTCCATGGACGCGGAGTACGTTCCCGGCGGTGAGGCAGACCCGACCAAGATCGCGAAGACGAAGGACGGGGCACTCGCCCTGATCGACGCACTCGAGGACGAGGTCGACCCGGACGACGATGACCTCACCCCGAAGCATATCGGTGTCACGCTGTTCAACGGTGACGGGGATGAGAACCCCATCATCAACGCGAACAGCATCGACCCCACGACGGACGCAGCAGCGCTCCGGACCCTGATCAACGACGACTACAACGGTGACCAGGCCGACGCCAACGGGAGCGTCGCGACCGGCATCACCGACGCCGCCGACCGCGTCGAGGACTGTGCGGACTACAACATCGTCGTCGCCACCTCGAACGGTGTCGAGAACGTCGAGGGTGCTCGTGACGCAGCTGACGAAGCCCTTGGCCGCGACGGTGTCGACGAGGTCGTCATGGTGCTCATCCAGCCGGGTGACGCTACCGTGGACGAGTTCGCCGACTTCGACGGACAGGTCTTCGTGGTCAACACGCCCGAGGAGACGGACGCCGCATGGCTCGACATCGTTCAGTTGGTGAAGGCCGCCCAGGTCGTCGCCGGTGAAGAGGTCTGCCTGTACGAGGGTCCCCTCTCGGGCTTCCTCGACATCATCGACGAAGACGGCGTCATCCTCCCGCCCGGAGCCGGTGAGGAGGCGGTCTGCACGCTCGGTGAGGCGACCAACACCGCGGGCAACTGCTGGCAGGAGGGCGTACACTGCTTCGCCCTCGAGTGGTACATCCCGTGCAAGGCAGAGGGCACCATGGCGGAGCCGGGCTACATCGACCTCGGAGCCTGTGGTTTCGACAACTACGCCGAGTTCCTCATCGAGGAATACGAACTGGGCAGTGCGGACGAACTCGACGGCCTCGTGAACATCACCCAGACCGACACGGTCCACTTCGGGCTGGAGTTCACCGCCGAACAGTGCCGCCACAACACCGTTCCGGAAGAGAACGGCGACAACGGCGACAACGGCGACGACGGCACCACCGCGCCGGCCTGA
- a CDS encoding histidine kinase N-terminal 7TM domain-containing protein, producing the protein MSERLAYVGLLVLATVVLSTLSGYAGVVARRRPEHRRTLLLFAVLMGSSAFWAGAYSLQLWSTTEEAKLVWLALANVGTVVAPATWLLFALSYTGKDRWLDWRTAGVLAIEPLLVVATVPTTQTTRLYWYDTGITTEPFLLLTRELGPLFHVHALYSYLVILLGTGILVQWSRRQQGVYRGQAVLLTAGALFPVVSNIAFQLGVGPDNINLTAPVFALSGVAFWTAIARYRLLDVVPVARESVIEDMRDGYLVVDEQDRIVDTNPAATRLLGEGSLAGEHVESVLPAVTDLLDDGAATPPDDAEGSDTRTELVLGDDSDRRYIDVSVSSLGPGTRSTLVVLRDITERRSTERRFRALIENSSDIVTVVDPDGTVEYQSPSTEQLLGYDPEDVIGTNALSYVHPDDRDDLASLFQEGVGEGGRIERSEYRIRTAEGDWRTFEALSRNLLDDPAVGGFVVNSRDITRRKRRERELAETNDRLDQFASVVSHDLRNPLNVAQGYVELLEETVDGDAATYVAEVAESHDRMGRIIDDVLALARDGTELGETEAVSVAALARDAWGNVETGAATLATDTDQTIVADRSLLERVFENLFRNAVEHGGDTVTVTVEDLPDGTAGFVVRDDGPGIDPTVRDHLFDPGVSGSSGTGLGLAIVERIVEAHGWTVRLGEEAGKTSVDPAADEAAQAAEVELSGARFEFLTGA; encoded by the coding sequence GTGTCCGAGCGGCTCGCGTACGTGGGTCTGCTCGTCCTCGCGACCGTCGTCCTCTCGACGCTCTCGGGGTACGCGGGGGTCGTCGCGCGGCGCCGGCCCGAACACCGCCGGACCCTCCTGCTGTTCGCGGTACTGATGGGGAGTTCTGCGTTCTGGGCGGGCGCGTACTCGCTCCAGCTCTGGTCGACGACCGAGGAGGCGAAACTGGTCTGGCTCGCGCTCGCGAACGTCGGGACCGTCGTCGCGCCGGCGACGTGGTTGCTCTTCGCGCTCTCGTACACCGGAAAGGACCGGTGGCTCGACTGGCGGACGGCCGGGGTGCTGGCCATCGAGCCGCTCCTGGTCGTCGCGACGGTCCCGACGACCCAGACGACCCGGCTCTACTGGTACGACACCGGCATCACCACGGAGCCGTTCCTCCTGCTCACCCGGGAACTCGGCCCCCTGTTCCACGTCCACGCGCTGTACTCGTACCTCGTCATCCTGCTCGGGACGGGCATCCTCGTCCAGTGGTCCCGTCGCCAGCAGGGGGTGTACCGGGGGCAGGCCGTGCTGCTGACGGCAGGCGCGCTCTTCCCGGTCGTCTCCAACATCGCCTTCCAGCTCGGGGTCGGCCCCGACAACATCAACCTCACGGCGCCCGTGTTCGCGCTCTCGGGCGTCGCCTTCTGGACGGCCATCGCCCGCTACCGGTTGCTCGACGTGGTCCCGGTCGCCCGCGAGTCGGTCATCGAGGACATGCGCGACGGCTACCTGGTCGTCGACGAACAGGACCGCATCGTCGATACGAACCCGGCCGCGACGCGATTGCTCGGCGAGGGCTCGCTGGCGGGCGAACACGTCGAGTCGGTTCTCCCGGCGGTGACCGACCTCCTCGACGACGGGGCGGCGACGCCCCCGGACGACGCGGAGGGGAGCGACACCCGGACCGAACTCGTCCTCGGGGACGACAGTGACCGCCGGTACATCGACGTCTCGGTCTCCTCGCTGGGGCCCGGGACCCGCAGCACGCTGGTCGTCCTGCGCGACATCACGGAGCGCCGCAGCACCGAGCGTCGGTTCCGGGCACTCATCGAGAACTCCTCGGACATCGTGACGGTGGTCGACCCGGACGGGACCGTCGAGTACCAGAGCCCCTCGACCGAGCAACTGCTCGGGTACGACCCCGAGGACGTCATCGGGACGAACGCGCTCTCGTACGTCCATCCCGACGACAGGGACGACCTCGCGTCGCTCTTCCAGGAGGGGGTCGGCGAAGGGGGGCGCATCGAACGAAGCGAGTACCGCATCCGCACCGCCGAGGGCGACTGGCGGACGTTCGAGGCCCTCAGCCGGAACCTGCTCGACGACCCGGCCGTCGGCGGCTTCGTCGTCAACTCGCGCGACATCACCCGGCGGAAGCGCCGCGAGCGCGAACTCGCCGAGACCAACGACCGACTCGACCAGTTCGCGAGCGTGGTCAGTCACGACCTGCGCAACCCGCTCAACGTCGCACAGGGCTACGTCGAACTGCTGGAGGAGACGGTCGATGGCGACGCGGCCACCTACGTCGCGGAGGTCGCCGAGAGCCACGACCGGATGGGGCGCATCATCGACGACGTCCTGGCGCTCGCGCGCGACGGGACCGAACTGGGCGAGACGGAGGCCGTCTCGGTGGCCGCCCTCGCCCGCGATGCCTGGGGCAACGTGGAGACGGGCGCCGCGACGCTGGCGACCGACACCGACCAGACAATCGTCGCCGACCGGAGCCTCCTCGAACGCGTCTTCGAGAACCTCTTCCGCAATGCGGTCGAGCACGGCGGCGACACGGTCACGGTCACCGTCGAGGACCTGCCGGACGGCACCGCCGGCTTCGTCGTCCGCGACGACGGGCCGGGAATCGACCCCACGGTCAGGGACCACCTGTTCGACCCCGGTGTGTCGGGGTCGTCCGGGACCGGCCTCGGGCTGGCCATCGTCGAACGCATCGTCGAAGCCCACGGCTGGACGGTTCGACTCGGTGAAGAAGCCGGGAAAACGTCGGTCGATCCGGCGGCCGACGAGGCCGCACAGGCCGCCGAGGTGGAACTGTCGGGGGCGCGGTTCGAGTTCCTCACAGGAGCGTGA
- a CDS encoding 50S ribosomal protein L16, translating to MSDKPASMYREISKPAYTRREYITGIPGSKIAQHKMGDTGSEPDDWPVQISLVLEEECQIRHGSLEASRLSANRHLIKELGEGNYYMILRKFPHHVLRENKQATGAGADRVSDGMRQAFGKVVGTAARIQRGERLFTCWCTVEQAPVVKDAFRRAYNKISPPCRVVVERGEEKLIA from the coding sequence ATGTCGGACAAACCCGCCTCCATGTACCGGGAGATCTCCAAGCCCGCGTACACGCGACGCGAGTACATCACGGGCATCCCCGGCTCGAAGATTGCACAGCACAAGATGGGCGACACCGGCTCGGAACCCGACGACTGGCCGGTCCAGATCAGTCTGGTGCTCGAGGAGGAGTGCCAGATTCGCCACGGGTCGCTGGAGGCCTCGCGGCTCTCGGCGAACCGCCACCTCATCAAGGAGCTCGGTGAGGGCAACTACTACATGATCCTGCGGAAGTTCCCGCACCACGTCCTGCGCGAGAACAAGCAGGCGACCGGTGCTGGGGCAGACCGTGTCTCCGACGGGATGCGCCAGGCGTTCGGGAAGGTCGTCGGCACGGCCGCGCGCATCCAGCGCGGCGAGCGACTGTTCACGTGCTGGTGTACCGTCGAGCAGGCACCCGTCGTCAAGGACGCGTTCCGCCGCGCGTACAACAAGATCTCCCCGCCGTGTCGCGTCGTCGTCGAGCGTGGCGAGGAGAAACTCATCGCGTAG
- a CDS encoding signal peptidase I has translation MTRKDSNDRRWLIRGALGTVLNVVGLLLLLAIVVPFVIYAVPQVAGGDQSYVVLTGSMEPAISPGDVVIVTHVDPTTIGVGDVIIYERANMNVPTTHRVVERTTTETGDVAFVTKGDANEDPDSGLVTTSAVIGKISLTLPKVGYVIQFVNSKTGFLALVLVPFGLLILSEVWSLISTGVLGRGRDTESATGDDEDQSAATEQAGASAATAAAADTDAAEEDAFTFTREELRIGIGVTGLLVLYSGVILWLVYSRMLGFQQFLTVSMMGFVASIGLLVLLGSFWRQWPEPADQGRSVTDGGVTVADEPRIVPRAPVRVADEEPAAEAEPAIDTGSTDDADADDDGSAADAADSTDETTEAEDEHGADTHSPRRGTFGPFLGDESPSAGGDSDD, from the coding sequence ATGACACGAAAGGATTCAAACGACCGGCGATGGCTCATCAGGGGGGCACTGGGGACGGTGCTGAACGTCGTCGGGTTACTGCTGTTACTGGCTATCGTCGTTCCCTTCGTCATCTACGCGGTCCCACAGGTCGCCGGTGGCGACCAGAGTTACGTCGTACTGACGGGGAGCATGGAACCGGCAATCAGCCCGGGTGACGTGGTCATCGTGACGCACGTCGACCCGACGACCATCGGGGTCGGCGACGTCATCATCTACGAGCGGGCGAACATGAACGTCCCGACGACCCACCGGGTCGTGGAACGGACCACGACAGAGACAGGGGACGTCGCGTTCGTCACCAAGGGTGACGCGAACGAGGACCCGGACAGCGGACTGGTCACCACGAGCGCGGTCATCGGGAAGATCTCGTTGACTCTGCCGAAGGTGGGCTACGTCATCCAGTTCGTCAACTCGAAGACCGGCTTCCTGGCGCTGGTACTGGTCCCGTTCGGCCTGCTCATCCTGAGCGAGGTCTGGTCGCTGATCAGCACCGGCGTCCTCGGGCGTGGGCGCGACACCGAGTCGGCCACCGGGGACGACGAGGACCAGTCCGCCGCCACCGAACAGGCGGGCGCGTCCGCGGCGACCGCCGCCGCGGCCGACACGGATGCAGCCGAGGAGGACGCCTTCACGTTCACGCGCGAGGAGCTCCGCATCGGCATCGGCGTGACCGGTCTGCTGGTGCTGTACTCGGGGGTCATCCTCTGGCTGGTGTACAGCCGGATGCTCGGCTTCCAGCAGTTCCTCACGGTCAGCATGATGGGCTTCGTCGCCTCCATCGGCTTGCTCGTGCTGCTCGGGAGCTTCTGGCGCCAGTGGCCCGAGCCAGCCGACCAGGGCCGCTCGGTCACCGACGGCGGCGTGACTGTCGCCGACGAGCCCCGAATCGTCCCGCGAGCCCCGGTCCGGGTCGCGGACGAGGAGCCGGCAGCCGAGGCCGAGCCCGCCATCGACACCGGCTCGACCGACGATGCGGATGCCGATGACGACGGGTCGGCCGCGGATGCAGCCGACAGCACAGACGAGACGACCGAGGCCGAGGACGAACACGGGGCCGACACGCACTCACCGCGACGTGGGACGTTCGGGCCCTTCCTCGGCGACGAATCCCCGTCCGCGGGCGGAGACAGCGATGACTGA
- a CDS encoding DUF7344 domain-containing protein: MFPVTTRRNRLQECDIHQILSNPRRRETLRVLNRSAGSISLRDLSELIASIESGETPAPRNIRETVYISLHQTHLPKLDELGILQYDCNRKVITLDEGAREVAQYMDVTTGHGITWGEYYRGLGVLGLCAVVASVNGLPLLGQLHPSLVASGFLATFAASTAYQLWKFRGSLRRQFFG; encoded by the coding sequence ATGTTTCCAGTTACGACACGACGCAATCGGCTACAGGAGTGCGACATCCACCAGATTCTCAGCAACCCGCGCAGGCGGGAGACACTGCGGGTCCTGAACCGCTCGGCGGGGTCGATCTCGCTGCGGGACCTCTCAGAGCTCATCGCCTCCATCGAATCTGGCGAGACACCGGCACCGCGGAACATCCGCGAGACGGTCTACATCTCGCTGCACCAGACGCACCTGCCGAAGCTCGACGAACTCGGCATCCTCCAGTACGACTGCAACCGCAAGGTCATCACCCTCGACGAGGGGGCTCGCGAGGTCGCCCAGTACATGGACGTGACGACGGGCCACGGCATCACCTGGGGCGAGTACTACCGCGGGCTCGGCGTGCTCGGCCTCTGTGCCGTGGTCGCGTCGGTCAACGGTCTCCCGCTCCTCGGACAGCTCCACCCGAGCCTCGTCGCCAGCGGGTTCCTCGCGACGTTCGCGGCCTCGACGGCCTACCAGCTGTGGAAGTTCCGGGGGTCGCTCCGGCGGCAGTTCTTCGGCTGA
- a CDS encoding DUF7344 domain-containing protein, giving the protein MVVADPGDGGPSVTVAQVAGDGTGGTVLTQDTVFHTLSNQRRRLVLEALAEHEQVTVRELTSYVAARECGIDEADLDYKQRKRVYTSLVQTHLPMMQKHDIVAYDKSRGTVEPAADLAAFDVYLEVVPEDELHWSEFYLGLSAVFGILVGLAWLGLAPFASLGGLAYAALFTVALAVTAAVHLRSARQKRLDEQERRSFVEDDDPTR; this is encoded by the coding sequence ATGGTCGTCGCGGACCCGGGGGACGGGGGGCCGTCTGTGACGGTGGCACAGGTGGCGGGCGATGGAACGGGGGGCACTGTCCTCACACAGGACACCGTGTTCCACACGCTGAGCAACCAGCGTCGCCGCCTCGTCCTCGAGGCACTCGCGGAGCACGAACAGGTGACGGTGCGGGAGCTGACGAGTTACGTCGCCGCGCGCGAATGCGGCATCGACGAGGCGGACCTGGACTACAAGCAGCGAAAGCGGGTGTACACCTCGCTCGTCCAGACCCACCTCCCGATGATGCAGAAACACGACATCGTCGCGTACGACAAGTCACGCGGGACCGTCGAGCCGGCGGCCGACCTCGCCGCGTTCGACGTCTACCTCGAGGTGGTGCCCGAGGACGAACTGCACTGGAGCGAGTTCTACCTCGGCCTCTCGGCCGTCTTCGGCATCCTCGTCGGGCTCGCCTGGCTCGGGCTCGCACCCTTCGCGAGTCTCGGCGGCCTCGCGTACGCCGCGCTGTTCACGGTCGCACTCGCGGTCACCGCGGCTGTCCACCTGCGGTCCGCACGGCAGAAACGGCTCGACGAGCAGGAACGGCGGTCGTTCGTCGAAGACGACGACCCTACGCGATGA